In one window of Arachis ipaensis cultivar K30076 chromosome B06, Araip1.1, whole genome shotgun sequence DNA:
- the LOC107604636 gene encoding iron-sulfur assembly protein IscA-like 2, mitochondrial isoform X5, whose product MSTPLIRRLAPYLAARFRQNERFINSVPASSSSSASILHRSTPTSSSSPEPVHMTESCVRRMKELEATESSSDGKLLRLSVETGGCSGFQVFEKEGIKLVVDNISYDFVKGATVDYVEELIRSAFVVTENPSAVGGCSCKASFMVKQ is encoded by the exons ATGTCGACACCACTGATTCGGCGGCTGGCACCGTACCTGGCAGCGCGATTCCGACAGAACGAGAGGTTCATCAACTCCGttcctgcttcttcttcttcttcggctTCTATTCTTCACCGTTCAACTCCgacttcctcttcttctcctgaGCCCGTTCACATGACCGAAAGCTGCGTCCGa AGAATGAAAGAACTAGAAGCAACTGAGTCATCATCTGATGGAAAACTGCTTCGTCTGAGTGTAGAAACCGGTGGATGTTCTGGATTTCA AGTTTTTGAGAAAGAAGGGATTAAACTGGTTGTTGACAATATCTCATACGATTTTGTCAAAGGTGCAACTGTTGATTACGTTGAGGAGCTAATCCGTTCAGCCTTTGTG GTGACTGAGAACCCCAGTGCCGTTGGTGGTTGTAGTTGTAAAGCTTCATTCATGGTGAAACAGTAA
- the LOC107604636 gene encoding iron-sulfur assembly protein IscA-like 2, mitochondrial isoform X3, with product MSTPLIRRLAPYLAARFRQNERFINSVPASSSSSASILHRSTPTSSSSPEPVHMTESCVRRMKELEATESSSDGKLLRLSVETGGCSGFQYVFNLDDRINLDDKVFEKEGIKLVVDNISYDFVKGATVDYVEELIRSAFVVTENPSAVGGCSCKASFMVKQ from the exons ATGTCGACACCACTGATTCGGCGGCTGGCACCGTACCTGGCAGCGCGATTCCGACAGAACGAGAGGTTCATCAACTCCGttcctgcttcttcttcttcttcggctTCTATTCTTCACCGTTCAACTCCgacttcctcttcttctcctgaGCCCGTTCACATGACCGAAAGCTGCGTCCGa AGAATGAAAGAACTAGAAGCAACTGAGTCATCATCTGATGGAAAACTGCTTCGTCTGAGTGTAGAAACCGGTGGATGTTCTGGATTTCAGTACGTTTTTAATCTGGATGACAGAATCAACTTAGATGACAA AGTTTTTGAGAAAGAAGGGATTAAACTGGTTGTTGACAATATCTCATACGATTTTGTCAAAGGTGCAACTGTTGATTACGTTGAGGAGCTAATCCGTTCAGCCTTTGTG GTGACTGAGAACCCCAGTGCCGTTGGTGGTTGTAGTTGTAAAGCTTCATTCATGGTGAAACAGTAA
- the LOC107604636 gene encoding iron-sulfur assembly protein IscA-like 2, mitochondrial isoform X4, which yields MSTPLIRRLAPYLAARFRQNERFINSVPASSSSSASILHRSTPTSSSSPEPVHMTESCVRRMKELEATESSSDGKLLRLSVETGGCSGFQYVFNLDDRINLDDKVFEKEGIKLVVDNISYDFVKGATVDYVEELIRSAFVKKYQCLVSFAGD from the exons ATGTCGACACCACTGATTCGGCGGCTGGCACCGTACCTGGCAGCGCGATTCCGACAGAACGAGAGGTTCATCAACTCCGttcctgcttcttcttcttcttcggctTCTATTCTTCACCGTTCAACTCCgacttcctcttcttctcctgaGCCCGTTCACATGACCGAAAGCTGCGTCCGa AGAATGAAAGAACTAGAAGCAACTGAGTCATCATCTGATGGAAAACTGCTTCGTCTGAGTGTAGAAACCGGTGGATGTTCTGGATTTCAGTACGTTTTTAATCTGGATGACAGAATCAACTTAGATGACAA AGTTTTTGAGAAAGAAGGGATTAAACTGGTTGTTGACAATATCTCATACGATTTTGTCAAAGGTGCAACTGTTGATTACGTTGAGGAGCTAATCCGTTCAGCCTTTGTG AAAAAATATCAATGTCTGGTTTCATTTGCAGGTGACTGA
- the LOC107604636 gene encoding iron-sulfur assembly protein IscA-like 2, mitochondrial isoform X2 has protein sequence MSTPLIRRLAPYLAARFRQNERFINSVPASSSSSASILHRSTPTSSSSPEPVHMTESCVRRMKELEATESSSDGKLLRLSVETGGCSGFQVFEKEGIKLVVDNISYDFVKGATVDYVEELIRSAFVDGPLTHMYKRSYKRIEKGSNFKGIGPVAKHLGSEMSMIVY, from the exons ATGTCGACACCACTGATTCGGCGGCTGGCACCGTACCTGGCAGCGCGATTCCGACAGAACGAGAGGTTCATCAACTCCGttcctgcttcttcttcttcttcggctTCTATTCTTCACCGTTCAACTCCgacttcctcttcttctcctgaGCCCGTTCACATGACCGAAAGCTGCGTCCGa AGAATGAAAGAACTAGAAGCAACTGAGTCATCATCTGATGGAAAACTGCTTCGTCTGAGTGTAGAAACCGGTGGATGTTCTGGATTTCA AGTTTTTGAGAAAGAAGGGATTAAACTGGTTGTTGACAATATCTCATACGATTTTGTCAAAGGTGCAACTGTTGATTACGTTGAGGAGCTAATCCGTTCAGCCTTTGTG GATGGGCCTTTAACCCACATGTATAAGAGGAGTTATAAAAGAATAGAGAAGGGTTCGAACTTCAAAGGAATTGGGCCAGTGGCTAAGCATCTGGGGTCGGAAATGAGCATGATAGTTTATTAG
- the LOC107604636 gene encoding iron-sulfur assembly protein IscA-like 2, mitochondrial isoform X1: protein MSTPLIRRLAPYLAARFRQNERFINSVPASSSSSASILHRSTPTSSSSPEPVHMTESCVRRMKELEATESSSDGKLLRLSVETGGCSGFQYVFNLDDRINLDDKVFEKEGIKLVVDNISYDFVKGATVDYVEELIRSAFVDGPLTHMYKRSYKRIEKGSNFKGIGPVAKHLGSEMSMIVY, encoded by the exons ATGTCGACACCACTGATTCGGCGGCTGGCACCGTACCTGGCAGCGCGATTCCGACAGAACGAGAGGTTCATCAACTCCGttcctgcttcttcttcttcttcggctTCTATTCTTCACCGTTCAACTCCgacttcctcttcttctcctgaGCCCGTTCACATGACCGAAAGCTGCGTCCGa AGAATGAAAGAACTAGAAGCAACTGAGTCATCATCTGATGGAAAACTGCTTCGTCTGAGTGTAGAAACCGGTGGATGTTCTGGATTTCAGTACGTTTTTAATCTGGATGACAGAATCAACTTAGATGACAA AGTTTTTGAGAAAGAAGGGATTAAACTGGTTGTTGACAATATCTCATACGATTTTGTCAAAGGTGCAACTGTTGATTACGTTGAGGAGCTAATCCGTTCAGCCTTTGTG GATGGGCCTTTAACCCACATGTATAAGAGGAGTTATAAAAGAATAGAGAAGGGTTCGAACTTCAAAGGAATTGGGCCAGTGGCTAAGCATCTGGGGTCGGAAATGAGCATGATAGTTTATTAG